Proteins encoded within one genomic window of uncultured Desulfobacter sp.:
- a CDS encoding POTRA domain-containing protein, with protein MPVSAKAAETKDPSFVIRSFYIEGDHVLEKELLTAVVKDFTGEGKTAQDVELARDALEKLYHNCGYPAVLVNIPEQTVDDGIVKLQVIESRIKRVYVKGNQYFTMENILDRLPGIEPGKVLFLPEIRNQLARINRNPDLKVTPVLIPGKELGTINVELNVEDDLPLHGSLELNNRSTHTTTETRLNGLIRYDNLWQKGHSISGQFQISPEDTDEVMVLSASYSLPAPWDIDHLLIGYFIDSDSDTASGEGFNIVGKGTIVGFRNLIPLPALRNYDHSLTLGFDWKDFEEDTQGTIVPVEYLPFSFGYVSSLVGQNGITQFSADLNFLIRDLTVNDFNKFRDKRYGSTGNYIYLTAGMERRQKLPKQCSLFLKLDGQIADQPLINNEQYSAGGVGSVRGYKESEIMADNALHGTIELFAPDLLKKHVLIPYLFYDFAYLDVMEPLEGELDNKFIHGAGIGLTGNWKEIIDFKLDLGFALEDTDDTRSGDMELHFKTAIRF; from the coding sequence ATGCCTGTTTCGGCAAAGGCAGCTGAAACAAAAGACCCAAGCTTTGTTATTCGCTCTTTTTATATTGAGGGGGATCATGTGCTGGAAAAGGAGTTGCTGACTGCCGTGGTCAAGGACTTTACAGGAGAGGGCAAAACAGCACAAGACGTAGAACTTGCCAGGGATGCTCTGGAAAAGCTCTATCACAACTGCGGGTATCCGGCGGTTCTGGTCAATATTCCTGAGCAGACGGTTGATGACGGTATTGTAAAGCTGCAGGTGATCGAAAGCCGGATAAAAAGGGTTTATGTGAAAGGGAACCAATATTTCACAATGGAAAATATTCTAGACCGGCTTCCGGGAATAGAGCCCGGCAAAGTATTGTTTCTGCCCGAAATTCGAAACCAGTTAGCCCGTATTAACCGTAACCCTGACCTAAAAGTGACCCCTGTCCTGATTCCCGGCAAAGAACTTGGCACAATCAATGTAGAGTTGAATGTGGAGGATGACCTGCCCCTTCACGGCAGCCTTGAACTCAATAACCGTTCAACCCATACCACTACGGAAACAAGGCTCAACGGGCTGATCCGCTATGATAATCTGTGGCAGAAAGGGCATTCAATCAGCGGCCAGTTCCAGATTTCTCCCGAGGATACGGATGAAGTGATGGTGCTTTCAGCCTCCTATTCCCTTCCGGCACCATGGGACATCGACCATCTGCTCATCGGGTATTTTATTGATTCCGACAGTGACACCGCCAGCGGCGAAGGGTTCAATATCGTCGGCAAAGGAACAATTGTGGGCTTCCGAAATCTGATTCCCCTGCCGGCTTTGCGCAATTACGATCACAGCCTGACATTGGGATTTGACTGGAAAGATTTTGAAGAAGACACCCAGGGGACAATTGTCCCGGTTGAATATTTGCCGTTTTCTTTCGGGTATGTATCTTCTTTGGTCGGCCAGAACGGAATTACGCAGTTCAGTGCCGATTTAAATTTTTTGATTAGAGACTTGACTGTTAATGATTTTAATAAGTTCCGTGATAAAAGATACGGATCCACCGGCAACTATATCTATCTTACCGCAGGCATGGAACGCCGCCAGAAACTGCCCAAACAGTGTTCACTATTTTTAAAGCTGGACGGACAGATCGCTGATCAGCCCCTGATCAACAACGAACAATACTCTGCCGGAGGCGTGGGCAGTGTCCGGGGATATAAGGAATCGGAGATCATGGCGGACAATGCCCTGCACGGCACCATAGAACTGTTTGCCCCGGACCTGTTAAAAAAGCATGTCCTGATTCCTTACCTATTTTATGATTTTGCATACCTGGATGTCATGGAGCCTTTAGAGGGTGAATTAGACAACAAATTCATCCACGGGGCAGGCATTGGTCTGACCGGGAACTGGAAAGAGATCATAGATTTTAAATTGGACCTGGGGTTTGCCCTTGAAGATACTGACGATACACGGTCAGGTGATATGGAACTGCATTTTAAAACCGCGATAAGGTTTTAG
- a CDS encoding filamentous haemagglutinin family protein, which yields MKNLPAQITKNVIVFFLGTYFTFFPAWLSAKPLHQSVSAPASDALPVLVSGQTQSGWSASSDSENHYLQVDQTDEKVVIKWESFDIGSDSHTHFEQVEGGVALNRIYDNSPSQIYGKLTATGSIYLVNQNGILFGEGSRTNVGSIVASSLNIAEDDFQDGIWKYQAEDYDAGDVENRGTIASSTGGNIFLLGGNVENSGTISSEGGRIFLAGASEFEWTTTVSSTGENTSETVDTDYSGNAVNSETGEILADVGKVGLYGDIVQHDGLIRSLSTVVTGSSIQLVASKKVITGENSTINSSLKELENPTVAEVFAGGREINISINDEVESDGSWSGVALYGDIIFPSGEMTIDAGDGGRIYLAPGSSIDLSGSWVEKSASDAVLSAQLNSLELRDEFLQKNSILSGETIYFLLHEGVSIGNISDHLDSRTLSVWEQSMEGGTLTLEAGQGDIIVDSNATIDISGGGIHYAGGYVQTTKLVSDGVVYDISDAPETLVYDSLINYGENFSETYTDYISEHTEGYDAGTLSMSAKQIFYEGNLDASVVQGYYQVNLTDPVDSLGYQTSIGTKIPSGGTLIIGDETTSLEFYEDEDPVVDAIVIKNTTSGLEADFNPETSLLPEERNGETWLSDDLLNNSGLSVLQLNATRSVVTESDTTITLAAGGRLTMTARRILHQGIIEVPSGTVDLSIMSNKSSLAGPDYVSIEELGQQRIELAAGSIISTAGEIIDNYTGAFTGTSEYDSFGLMDGGSIILRDQTVESQGVVLREGATLDVSGGYIIGDDRDILDSGDAGSIEILGGAIILDGTVTGTALYGNDGGSITLHAGEVRVVADMDDLPEIADEYSSEDPLPEEYEELLIIDDNRFDDTGFTQITLKAVTDITLEENVSLSPSLVKLSLTSPGRFSTGLLKQVTVPLEYAGSSAISLTAGTTGSTTDGFSPYTTVGSGTSASSYVTVKDNASLQVAPEGEINIKGPGVDISGSFSAPAGTISVNSKSTLDQFSLCIRKGTVFDAGGFNYQSGYLDSGEIIWAPADGGEVSLSSNSALIIEDGVTIDVSGAEPVTMYRRDEQGRLYSYTSASEPGSISLSFSSFGDQSGELNTDTVFLAEKYLDTLRGGSFYITALNDEDLDIPVEQLNAIAAGGFDYLELASGSTVSFMGSGEVSMTRGILIDTPVITGTEGDSVTLNTYWMQLLNSYQVLDGDSSEDVASLVVNSGFIDITGDVKASGFDQVELNALYDIRLEDYDYLEGEITGAQGAFAVDNDLTLTASRIYPTSGSSFNINAGGNITTLGSGITNTSPIYSALGSLVLNAHNIYHWGVLAAPGGSIWLNADETTGRIYLGDDSVLSVALEVDVNYGDVDEGTGALEDYDNDASYLTSEELPEKQISLRAHEVIGRENAVINLAGGESVYGYTFIAGTSGSLDPLTVSGRFVVLPAENVMGYLPGQAIYLEENSLLDEGVYVVLPEAYAFLEGAVVLELQGSLDSDSGVKSSAEGYVLAVGYDADSLTGYHSSDANLYTVRLASDVLSEGEYEYVSLSTGNGGSLEITANTTILNNAITAAAKNSNYQSGVVTLSGENVIFSSTKADLGSSFNFDTSLEEDENLSALVGTLYLDAEQLSQAGLWELNIGSSNLTETITFEENSVLTGSNINLTAINDIIFNENSGIEVTGENSAISLLSVEGSLIMAQDSFLRSSDSISIDAASLAREGDIEAQKQISLSSENLYIVDQAHAQSFSDGFVVDQELWESFSNLEQVTLTGREKTGFAGVVNLEAQNGEIFIDTPLVEDVSEEDTTGAFKISAAEISLYNTGTDKTASGTYTRGDSTFSLDADRIYIGQGDIQFSNFGTVSLTSQNNLTFVGEGSVDTGNADLVAQAAMTTGAYRLYLEEDGETIAYEALDFDVDSGAGKIKILQGEGDAEANGNIGGSLSFTGNSVSNQGTVFVSSGFIGFTGTGTGDAVTMGDTAKVSVSGSAEDDLYYDAGVVKYEAENGNIVLSEGSVTDVSAGSEYGNSGTIWVESTSGNVDISGTLLGSAVSGEGGSFIMNTQTYGDLSLLVEKLSENGFSTAIDLTIQQGDVSLAADVTTSNFRLSAYTGDVDIDSVIDASGITGGLVEIYSGKTLTLSSSTRIYAGSTGSGEDGGSIILGSGLGDDGYMHLNKSVLDVSAHDGTGGSVYLRVARTADNTGISFDMDADAKIIGASSSIIEAVKTYQDSQITASDLTAWKQDASSFLSSAGSSVNGVSLIAGIEVQTSGDMKINTDIDLTGWRFGSQDAPIALSFTAGGNLTVDGDILDYETVAAELQKSTAQLTSFLNFKAGAVLTQSGDLIQTSDSFAVQRGTGNLAFADKVMVYTEGGNINFASGGSTTIGKIQGSALQDDYMSYNHLNYNLASYSGTIRGKTGADLNIKGGVIQTATGDISLDVGGDLNLLRTTINGEYYLGTIRTTGQSPVVDVDALADSYGDLWDFLKDIILPIEAEVAQETYSQWNSGGSISIQTGGDVNTMYVSSNTGTETFCLNPDAWDGLDVWTDSDGVWSANYDGLSATQGIATMGGGDVSVNTLGSFYGQAGTFGEGDLNISAMGDINGRFLNKEGGMQIAGMGSIGSMSDDQVIELFDSQAVLSAQGNITLASVLNPGIAADGLSGNYQWNLQYTQETSVAMTARTGDITLTGRPDTSFGLDGDRAKLLPPDLYMKAGRDVVIKNQFYMPPSASGNIEIYAGRDITGDSGSDTMVDFGIYMSDLDPDDVYGDHAVGKKESVSQMSDLKTYELHAGTLVREDDYTPAVFEAGNDIRDIQLAVPKAAVLTAGRDIANIKYVGQNIHETDSTVFYAGRDIYFSNTNVSKGNEPGILVGGPGLILVQAGNNIDLGASDGIQATGSVTNSALTSGSNDLMVIAGYAKKFIKDEMDEFFDDLRQAGIDFIAARSDGDETLAEQIVADTRENVIALFFDGSSSGEGNISLVNSKIYTSGGSGNIYTLAGGTIDVGLSSIASPPILGEANADEESSGIYTTAGGAIKIYARDDINVNESRVMTFAGGDIDILSDYGDINAGRGSKAAVASSTTYYVKQSDGTYKVVYEPPAVGSGVRATAPDYNDAGDIYATAWEGDIDAGEAGIAGNNVTLAAQQVLNAQNIQTTGLAIGFTKPSDSSGSIGGLTGSGGVSDTSLAGQENTQLASAQKRFSEASQDGYTFEPKWVDVEVVGFGKVDDDEDDDEDEDKQS from the coding sequence ATGAAAAATTTACCGGCGCAGATTACAAAGAATGTTATTGTGTTTTTCCTGGGTACTTATTTTACTTTTTTCCCTGCCTGGCTGTCTGCAAAGCCACTCCACCAGTCCGTATCTGCCCCTGCATCCGATGCTTTGCCGGTTTTGGTTTCAGGGCAGACCCAGAGCGGGTGGAGCGCATCCAGCGATTCTGAAAACCATTATCTTCAAGTGGATCAGACGGATGAAAAGGTGGTTATCAAATGGGAATCCTTTGATATAGGGAGTGATTCACATACGCATTTTGAACAGGTAGAAGGCGGGGTCGCCCTTAACCGGATTTATGACAACTCGCCCAGCCAAATTTATGGAAAATTGACAGCCACCGGCAGTATCTATCTCGTCAATCAGAACGGTATCCTGTTCGGGGAAGGGTCCAGGACCAACGTCGGCTCCATTGTGGCAAGTTCCCTGAATATTGCGGAAGATGATTTTCAAGATGGTATATGGAAATACCAGGCGGAAGATTATGATGCCGGCGATGTGGAAAACCGCGGAACCATAGCGTCGTCAACCGGCGGAAATATCTTTCTGCTCGGCGGCAATGTTGAAAACAGCGGAACCATCTCTTCGGAGGGCGGCCGGATTTTCCTTGCCGGGGCAAGCGAATTTGAATGGACCACGACAGTAAGCTCCACCGGAGAGAATACCAGCGAAACTGTTGATACGGACTATTCAGGAAACGCTGTTAACAGTGAAACTGGTGAAATCCTGGCGGATGTGGGCAAGGTGGGTTTGTATGGTGATATTGTCCAACATGACGGATTGATTCGTTCCCTTTCAACCGTTGTGACAGGCAGCTCCATCCAGCTGGTGGCTTCAAAAAAAGTGATAACCGGTGAAAATTCTACAATCAATTCATCTTTAAAAGAACTGGAAAATCCAACCGTTGCAGAAGTGTTTGCAGGCGGCCGGGAGATAAATATCAGTATTAACGATGAAGTTGAAAGTGACGGGTCATGGTCCGGCGTGGCACTCTACGGTGATATTATTTTCCCCTCGGGGGAGATGACCATTGACGCAGGGGACGGAGGAAGAATTTATCTTGCGCCGGGATCCAGTATCGATCTTTCAGGATCATGGGTGGAAAAAAGCGCTTCCGACGCGGTTCTATCAGCCCAGCTCAACAGCCTGGAGCTCAGGGACGAGTTTTTGCAGAAAAATTCCATTCTTTCCGGCGAGACCATTTATTTTCTGCTGCATGAAGGGGTGTCCATCGGCAATATCAGCGATCATCTGGACAGCAGAACCCTGTCTGTATGGGAGCAGAGCATGGAAGGCGGCACCCTGACACTTGAGGCGGGCCAGGGCGATATCATTGTGGACAGCAATGCAACCATAGATATTTCAGGCGGGGGAATCCATTATGCAGGGGGATATGTACAGACAACCAAACTCGTCTCCGACGGTGTTGTATATGATATTTCCGATGCGCCTGAAACCCTTGTTTATGACAGCCTGATCAATTATGGCGAAAATTTCAGCGAGACATACACCGATTACATATCTGAACATACGGAAGGCTATGATGCCGGCACGCTTTCAATGAGTGCGAAACAGATTTTTTATGAAGGTAATCTGGATGCGTCAGTCGTGCAGGGATATTACCAGGTAAACCTGACAGATCCGGTTGACAGTTTAGGATACCAGACATCAATCGGGACAAAAATTCCATCCGGCGGGACGCTTATTATAGGCGATGAGACCACCAGCCTTGAGTTTTACGAGGATGAAGACCCGGTTGTGGATGCCATCGTGATAAAAAATACCACATCGGGCCTAGAAGCTGACTTTAATCCGGAAACGTCTCTTCTACCCGAAGAACGAAACGGGGAAACCTGGCTGTCAGATGATCTGCTCAATAATTCCGGACTTTCCGTTCTCCAGTTGAATGCGACCCGCTCGGTTGTGACCGAATCAGATACAACGATAACTCTTGCAGCCGGCGGGCGCCTGACAATGACAGCCAGAAGAATCCTTCACCAGGGCATCATTGAGGTGCCTTCCGGAACCGTCGATTTAAGTATTATGAGCAATAAAAGTAGTCTTGCCGGCCCGGATTATGTAAGTATTGAGGAACTTGGGCAGCAAAGAATCGAGCTGGCTGCCGGCTCCATCATCAGTACGGCAGGTGAAATAATTGATAATTATACCGGGGCGTTTACGGGAACATCCGAGTATGATTCGTTCGGGCTGATGGACGGCGGGAGTATTATTCTCCGTGATCAGACCGTTGAAAGCCAGGGTGTCGTGTTAAGAGAAGGGGCAACCCTGGATGTCAGCGGCGGCTATATCATAGGAGATGACAGGGACATCCTGGATTCAGGGGATGCCGGTTCAATTGAGATACTGGGTGGGGCGATCATCCTGGACGGCACGGTTACGGGAACGGCGCTGTACGGCAATGACGGAGGCAGTATAACCCTGCATGCCGGAGAAGTAAGGGTCGTGGCCGACATGGATGATCTGCCTGAAATAGCCGATGAATATTCCAGTGAAGACCCGTTGCCCGAAGAATATGAAGAACTGCTGATCATTGATGATAACCGGTTTGATGATACCGGATTTACTCAAATTACGCTTAAAGCCGTTACAGATATCACCCTGGAAGAAAATGTTTCACTCTCCCCGTCTCTTGTGAAGCTGAGCCTTACAAGTCCCGGCAGGTTCAGTACAGGGCTGCTCAAGCAGGTGACTGTCCCCCTGGAATATGCAGGGTCTTCTGCAATTAGCCTTACAGCCGGAACCACAGGGAGCACCACAGACGGATTCAGCCCATATACCACGGTCGGTTCGGGGACCTCAGCATCCAGCTACGTAACCGTCAAAGACAATGCATCCCTCCAGGTTGCCCCGGAAGGGGAGATTAATATCAAAGGGCCGGGGGTAGATATATCGGGTAGTTTTTCAGCTCCTGCCGGTACCATCTCCGTAAATTCAAAATCAACGTTGGATCAGTTTTCCCTGTGCATCCGGAAGGGGACGGTCTTTGATGCCGGCGGATTCAATTATCAAAGCGGTTATCTGGACAGCGGTGAGATCATATGGGCACCTGCAGACGGCGGGGAAGTGTCTCTTTCATCCAACAGTGCATTGATCATAGAGGATGGTGTGACCATTGACGTGTCCGGGGCAGAGCCCGTCACTATGTACAGGCGGGACGAACAGGGCAGGCTCTATTCCTATACCTCCGCATCCGAGCCCGGGAGCATCAGCCTGTCATTCTCAAGTTTTGGAGATCAGAGCGGCGAATTAAACACCGATACCGTATTCCTGGCAGAAAAATATCTTGACACCCTGAGAGGCGGCTCCTTTTACATCACAGCGCTCAATGATGAAGATCTTGATATCCCCGTTGAACAGTTGAATGCCATTGCCGCCGGCGGATTTGATTACCTGGAGCTGGCAAGCGGCTCAACAGTCAGTTTTATGGGTTCAGGGGAGGTTTCCATGACTCGCGGTATTTTGATTGATACACCGGTCATAACAGGAACCGAAGGCGACAGCGTCACGTTAAATACATACTGGATGCAGTTGTTGAATTCCTATCAGGTCCTGGATGGCGATTCGAGTGAAGATGTGGCGTCGTTGGTGGTAAATTCAGGTTTTATTGATATCACCGGGGATGTGAAAGCAAGTGGTTTTGACCAGGTGGAATTAAATGCCCTGTATGATATCAGGCTGGAGGACTACGATTATCTAGAGGGAGAGATAACCGGCGCCCAGGGTGCATTCGCCGTTGACAATGATCTTACCCTGACTGCTTCAAGAATTTACCCGACAAGCGGTTCGTCGTTTAATATCAACGCGGGCGGCAATATCACCACACTTGGGTCCGGTATTACAAACACATCGCCTATATATTCCGCTTTGGGTTCCCTGGTTTTGAATGCCCATAATATATATCACTGGGGCGTGCTTGCAGCACCCGGCGGCAGCATCTGGCTTAATGCCGATGAAACAACAGGTAGAATTTACCTTGGGGATGACAGTGTGCTTTCCGTCGCCCTTGAGGTCGATGTGAATTATGGTGATGTTGACGAAGGTACCGGGGCATTGGAAGATTATGATAACGATGCGTCATATCTAACGTCGGAAGAACTGCCGGAGAAACAGATCAGTCTGAGAGCCCACGAAGTAATTGGCAGAGAAAACGCAGTAATCAACCTGGCGGGTGGAGAAAGCGTTTACGGCTACACCTTTATCGCAGGCACCAGCGGTTCCCTTGATCCGTTGACCGTATCAGGCCGGTTTGTCGTCCTGCCTGCGGAAAATGTAATGGGATACCTGCCGGGCCAGGCGATATATCTTGAAGAGAACAGCCTTCTGGACGAAGGTGTTTATGTTGTCCTGCCCGAAGCGTATGCATTCCTGGAGGGGGCGGTGGTCCTTGAACTCCAGGGCAGCCTTGACTCCGACAGTGGTGTCAAGTCAAGTGCTGAAGGGTATGTGCTGGCTGTGGGATATGACGCGGACAGCCTGACAGGGTACCATAGTTCAGATGCCAACCTTTATACGGTCCGTTTAGCTTCCGATGTACTGTCCGAAGGCGAGTATGAATATGTGTCCCTGTCCACGGGAAACGGCGGCAGTCTGGAGATCACCGCCAATACGACTATTTTGAACAATGCAATTACCGCAGCGGCAAAAAACAGCAATTACCAGTCGGGTGTTGTGACCTTAAGTGGTGAAAATGTAATTTTCAGCAGCACAAAGGCCGATCTGGGAAGCAGTTTTAACTTTGACACCAGCCTTGAAGAGGACGAGAATCTTTCAGCTCTGGTCGGCACACTATATCTGGATGCCGAACAATTGTCCCAAGCCGGGCTGTGGGAGCTGAATATCGGTAGCAGCAATCTTACAGAGACCATCACCTTTGAAGAAAACAGCGTTCTTACAGGGTCAAATATTAACCTGACAGCCATCAATGATATTATTTTTAATGAAAATTCAGGGATTGAAGTCACCGGCGAGAACAGCGCCATAAGCCTTTTATCCGTGGAAGGCAGTCTGATCATGGCCCAGGATTCTTTTCTAAGGTCTTCAGATTCAATATCAATTGATGCCGCAAGCCTTGCCAGGGAAGGGGATATTGAGGCACAAAAGCAGATCAGTTTAAGTTCGGAGAATCTATACATCGTTGATCAAGCCCACGCGCAGTCCTTCAGTGACGGGTTTGTTGTTGATCAGGAACTTTGGGAAAGCTTTTCAAATCTCGAACAGGTCACGCTTACCGGCCGAGAAAAGACAGGATTTGCGGGTGTCGTCAACCTTGAAGCCCAGAATGGTGAAATATTTATTGATACGCCGTTGGTTGAAGATGTTTCGGAAGAAGATACCACCGGGGCGTTTAAGATCAGTGCAGCAGAGATATCGCTGTATAATACCGGGACGGACAAAACCGCCAGCGGTACGTATACCAGGGGAGACAGCACGTTTTCACTTGATGCCGACCGGATATACATCGGGCAGGGAGATATCCAGTTTTCTAATTTTGGAACGGTTTCGCTCACCAGCCAAAATAACCTGACATTTGTTGGCGAAGGCTCCGTTGATACAGGAAATGCCGATTTAGTGGCACAAGCCGCCATGACCACAGGCGCATACCGGCTCTATCTTGAAGAGGACGGGGAAACAATTGCCTATGAAGCCCTGGATTTTGATGTGGACAGCGGAGCAGGGAAAATAAAGATTTTACAGGGGGAGGGTGACGCAGAAGCAAACGGTAATATCGGCGGCAGCCTCTCTTTTACAGGCAATAGTGTTTCAAATCAAGGCACGGTTTTTGTCAGTTCGGGTTTTATCGGCTTTACAGGGACCGGAACCGGTGATGCGGTTACCATGGGAGACACGGCAAAGGTCTCTGTCAGCGGCAGTGCCGAGGATGATCTCTATTATGATGCCGGTGTTGTGAAATACGAGGCCGAAAACGGAAATATCGTTCTCTCTGAGGGCTCTGTCACAGATGTTTCGGCAGGCAGTGAATACGGCAACAGCGGTACCATATGGGTGGAGAGTACCAGCGGTAACGTCGATATTTCAGGCACGCTTTTAGGAAGTGCGGTCTCCGGAGAGGGTGGATCATTTATTATGAACACCCAGACCTATGGCGATCTTTCATTGCTTGTTGAAAAGCTGTCTGAAAACGGTTTTAGTACCGCCATTGATTTGACAATACAACAGGGGGATGTTTCCCTGGCCGCTGATGTGACAACATCAAATTTCAGGCTTTCCGCATATACCGGCGATGTGGACATCGATTCTGTTATTGACGCCTCGGGCATCACCGGGGGGCTGGTTGAGATATATTCGGGCAAAACACTTACACTCTCGTCATCAACCCGGATTTATGCCGGCAGTACCGGCTCAGGTGAAGACGGCGGAAGCATCATCCTCGGCAGCGGCCTGGGAGATGACGGCTATATGCATTTGAACAAATCTGTTTTGGATGTTTCAGCCCATGACGGAACTGGCGGATCCGTCTATTTAAGGGTCGCCAGGACTGCAGATAATACGGGTATCTCCTTTGATATGGATGCTGATGCGAAAATTATCGGCGCGTCCAGCAGTATCATAGAAGCGGTTAAAACTTACCAGGATTCCCAGATTACCGCATCAGATCTAACTGCTTGGAAGCAGGATGCCTCCAGTTTTCTATCCAGCGCAGGAAGCAGTGTAAACGGCGTTTCCCTGATTGCCGGCATAGAAGTCCAAACCAGCGGTGATATGAAGATTAACACAGATATTGATCTGACAGGCTGGCGATTTGGAAGCCAAGATGCACCGATTGCATTGAGTTTTACCGCAGGCGGAAACCTGACCGTCGATGGTGATATTCTCGATTATGAAACTGTTGCAGCGGAATTGCAAAAAAGTACTGCCCAGTTGACAAGCTTTCTTAATTTTAAGGCAGGCGCGGTGCTTACACAAAGCGGAGATCTTATTCAGACTTCCGATTCCTTTGCAGTCCAGCGCGGGACCGGGAACCTGGCGTTTGCCGATAAGGTCATGGTTTACACCGAAGGCGGAAATATAAATTTTGCTTCCGGCGGTTCCACTACTATCGGTAAAATTCAGGGCAGTGCACTCCAGGATGATTACATGAGCTACAATCACCTTAATTACAATCTTGCCTCCTATTCAGGAACAATAAGGGGAAAGACAGGAGCTGACTTAAATATCAAGGGGGGCGTGATCCAGACGGCTACCGGGGATATCTCCCTTGATGTAGGCGGCGACCTTAATCTTTTGCGGACAACGATTAATGGTGAATATTATTTGGGAACCATAAGAACAACCGGCCAAAGCCCTGTTGTCGATGTTGATGCGTTAGCGGATAGCTACGGAGATCTTTGGGATTTTTTAAAAGATATTATATTACCAATTGAAGCAGAAGTAGCACAGGAAACATATAGTCAATGGAACAGCGGCGGCAGCATATCCATACAGACCGGTGGTGATGTGAATACCATGTATGTTTCATCAAATACTGGAACAGAAACTTTTTGTTTAAACCCCGACGCATGGGACGGATTAGATGTGTGGACTGATAGTGACGGGGTTTGGTCGGCCAATTACGATGGCCTATCCGCTACCCAGGGCATCGCTACCATGGGAGGAGGTGATGTCTCCGTAAATACTCTGGGCAGTTTTTATGGCCAGGCAGGCACTTTCGGGGAAGGTGATCTTAACATCAGTGCCATGGGAGATATTAACGGCCGATTTTTAAATAAGGAAGGGGGAATGCAAATTGCCGGCATGGGCAGTATCGGTTCAATGAGCGATGATCAGGTTATAGAACTCTTTGATTCCCAGGCTGTGCTCAGCGCCCAGGGCAACATCACCCTGGCATCGGTTCTGAACCCCGGTATTGCCGCTGATGGGTTGTCTGGCAATTATCAGTGGAACCTGCAGTACACCCAGGAGACATCCGTAGCTATGACGGCAAGAACCGGGGATATAACCCTGACAGGCAGGCCTGATACAAGTTTTGGTCTGGACGGGGATCGAGCCAAGTTGCTTCCGCCGGACCTTTATATGAAAGCGGGCCGGGATGTTGTGATAAAAAACCAGTTTTATATGCCGCCGTCAGCTTCAGGCAACATCGAGATATATGCAGGCAGGGATATTACAGGTGATTCCGGGTCTGATACGATGGTTGACTTCGGCATTTATATGTCTGATCTGGACCCTGACGACGTTTATGGGGATCATGCCGTCGGCAAGAAGGAGAGTGTCAGCCAGATGAGTGATCTGAAAACCTATGAGCTGCATGCAGGCACATTGGTTCGCGAAGATGATTATACGCCGGCGGTTTTTGAGGCCGGCAATGATATCAGGGATATTCAGCTGGCAGTGCCCAAGGCGGCAGTGTTAACGGCGGGTAGGGACATTGCCAATATCAAGTATGTCGGACAGAACATTCATGAGACAGACAGTACGGTGTTTTATGCCGGCAGAGATATCTATTTCAGCAATACGAATGTAAGCAAAGGTAACGAGCCGGGAATCCTTGTGGGCGGCCCCGGACTGATCCTGGTTCAGGCCGGAAACAATATTGATCTTGGTGCCTCGGACGGGATACAGGCCACCGGGAGTGTCACCAATTCAGCTTTGACCAGTGGAAGTAACGATCTCATGGTGATTGCGGGCTATGCAAAAAAATTTATTAAAGATGAAATGGATGAATTCTTTGATGATCTTCGCCAGGCCGGGATAGATTTTATCGCGGCACGCTCAGACGGGGATGAAACTCTGGCAGAACAGATTGTAGCCGATACCAGAGAAAATGTTATTGCCCTCTTTTTTGACGGGTCATCAAGCGGCGAGGGAAATATCAGCCTGGTCAATTCCAAAATTTACACCAGTGGCGGCAGCGGCAATATTTATACCCTTGCAGGCGGAACCATTGATGTGGGGCTTTCATCCATTGCATCTCCTCCGATTCTCGGCGAAGCAAACGCAGATGAAGAGAGTTCAGGCATCTATACAACCGCCGGCGGTGCAATAAAAATTTACGCAAGAGATGATATCAACGTTAATGAATCAAGGGTGATGACGTTTGCCGGGGGAGACATCGATATTCTTTCCGATTACGGTGACATTAATGCCGGCCGGGGATCAAAAGCCGCCGTAGCTTCTTCAACAACTTATTATGTTAAACAAAGTGATGGAACTTACAAAGTTGTGTACGAACCCCCGGCCGTAGGCAGCGGTGTCAGGGCCACTGCGCCCGATTATAATGATGCGGGCGATATCTACGCCACGGCATGGGAAGGGGATATTGACGCAGGCGAAGCCGGGATTGCCGGCAATAATGTCACCCTGGCCGCACAGCAGGTGCTCAATGCCCAGAATATTCAGACAACAGGACTTGCCATAGGGTTTACAAAACCCTCTGACAGTTCCGGTTCAATCGGGGGGCTTACCGGTAGCGGGGGCGTTTCGGATACCAGCCTTGCTGGACAAGAAAATACGCAATTGGCTTCAGCACAGAAACGGTTTTCGGAAGCGTCACAGGACGGCTACACTTTTGAGCCTAAATGGGTTGATGTTGAAGTTGTGGGATTTGGAAAGGTAGATGACGATGAAGATGACGATGAAGATGAAGATAAGCAATCATAG